Proteins encoded within one genomic window of Sphaerisporangium krabiense:
- a CDS encoding acyltransferase family protein, whose amino-acid sequence MGDLVSRISARTPPGRDRAADALRALAILGVVLGHWLVTALVADSGTLRTTSPLKYMPGLAAASWLLQTMAVFFLVGGQMAAQSHARARAEGIRYGRWLRVRTARLARPVVAVAAVWSVVVSGSLAAGADPDTVRALAKLVWGPLWFLPVFAALTAVTPLAARLHPAWPLAVVALTDLVRFGLGGPAWPAWANVMAGWMVPYCLGAAWARGRSRGRATGWGLLAGGAAATAVLVVWGGYPAAMVGVPGAAVSNQAPPTLAAVAFGLAQCGAASLLLGPLRRLLGRSPAAWAAVALLNLSAMTVFLWHQTAMIAVTALGMLSGAALPGLHTVPDSPAWVLARLAWHPAFALALLVCWAAFRLFDRPRAATSPARTPLTPSSPSEA is encoded by the coding sequence ATGGGTGACCTCGTCAGCCGGATCAGCGCGCGGACGCCGCCCGGCCGCGACCGCGCCGCCGACGCCCTGCGCGCGCTGGCCATCCTCGGTGTGGTGCTCGGCCACTGGCTCGTCACGGCCCTGGTCGCCGACAGCGGGACCCTGCGGACTACCAGCCCGCTCAAGTACATGCCCGGCCTGGCCGCCGCGTCGTGGCTGCTGCAGACCATGGCGGTGTTCTTCCTGGTCGGCGGGCAGATGGCCGCCCAGAGTCACGCCCGTGCCCGGGCCGAGGGCATCAGGTACGGGCGGTGGCTGCGCGTCCGCACGGCGCGGCTGGCACGGCCGGTGGTGGCCGTGGCCGCGGTGTGGAGCGTGGTGGTGTCCGGCTCGCTGGCCGCGGGGGCCGACCCCGACACCGTGCGGGCGCTGGCCAAGCTGGTCTGGGGGCCGCTGTGGTTCCTGCCGGTGTTCGCGGCGCTGACGGCGGTCACTCCACTGGCCGCCCGGCTGCACCCGGCGTGGCCGCTGGCCGTCGTCGCGCTCACCGACCTGGTCAGGTTCGGCCTCGGCGGCCCCGCCTGGCCCGCGTGGGCGAACGTGATGGCCGGCTGGATGGTCCCGTACTGCCTCGGCGCGGCCTGGGCACGCGGCCGGTCGCGCGGTCGCGCGACCGGGTGGGGGCTGCTGGCGGGCGGGGCCGCCGCGACCGCCGTGCTCGTGGTGTGGGGCGGCTACCCGGCCGCCATGGTCGGCGTGCCGGGGGCGGCCGTCTCCAACCAGGCCCCGCCCACGTTGGCGGCCGTCGCCTTCGGCCTGGCCCAGTGCGGGGCGGCCTCGCTGCTGCTCGGCCCGCTGCGGCGGCTGCTGGGACGGAGTCCCGCCGCGTGGGCGGCCGTGGCGCTGCTCAACCTGTCCGCGATGACGGTGTTCCTGTGGCACCAGACCGCCATGATCGCCGTCACCGCGCTGGGCATGCTGAGCGGCGCCGCGCTGCCCGGCCTGCACACCGTGCCCGACTCGCCCGCCTGGGTGCTCGCCCGTCTGGCCTGGCACCCGGCGTTCGCCCTGGCCTTGCTGGTGTGCTGGGCCGCCTTCCGTCTCTTCGACCGCCCCCGCGCCGCCACCTCGCCCGCCCGGACACCTCTCACCCCGAGCTCCCCGTCGGAGGCCTGA
- a CDS encoding ferredoxin, whose product MRVRVDMTLCQIHAQCVFAAPEVFALNDDDELMYDAAPDDALAPSIEEAARACPVQAIHLDD is encoded by the coding sequence ATGCGCGTCCGTGTCGACATGACCCTGTGCCAGATCCACGCCCAGTGCGTGTTCGCCGCCCCGGAGGTGTTCGCGCTCAACGACGACGACGAACTGATGTACGACGCCGCGCCGGACGACGCGCTCGCGCCGTCCATCGAGGAGGCCGCCCGCGCCTGCCCCGTCCAGGCCATCCACCTGGACGACTGA
- a CDS encoding sensor histidine kinase gives MSAAPLALSRPRKVVRSAPAWCGALVFLVVVAAESRSWPRDPLALSLLLTLLVTAMPVWLLRRRPLPALAIILAGTLIVATTAHSWLITYPLVAAGDAAVAYIAATRRRPVAVCGALMALGAQIACALFFTNGGGVFTSTVALLVLGVATSWMAGHSVRERREHATALRERATAQAVTAERLRIARELHDMIAHSIGLIAIQAGVGSRVMNTQPGEARNALMTIEATSRETLAGLRRTLVALRHGDLGSGPGEPAPGLGDLERLAAATTEAGVRVRVVWHGRRRALPPDVELAAFRIVQESLTNVVRHSGARDARVTVDLGEDELTIEVLDDGRGGGGRDGHAIGFGLVGMRERVALLNGHLTAAPRPEGGFRVQARLPVPAAMEVTPAAGTAMPAKPATKLSAGPDTPSAARTGARAGAEVGVETGGPSGAKTGARAGVEVGAETGGPSGARTGAWAGVEVGAGRDAHSGAGPGTRTAAEVEAEAVAGGGRGGDGSGRVG, from the coding sequence ATGTCCGCCGCACCGCTCGCCCTCTCGCGCCCCCGGAAGGTGGTGCGCTCGGCGCCGGCCTGGTGCGGGGCGCTGGTGTTCCTCGTGGTGGTCGCCGCCGAGTCGAGGAGCTGGCCCCGCGACCCGCTGGCGCTGAGCCTGCTGCTCACGCTGCTGGTCACGGCGATGCCGGTCTGGCTGCTGCGGCGCAGGCCACTGCCCGCCCTGGCGATCATCCTGGCCGGGACGCTCATCGTGGCGACGACCGCCCACTCCTGGCTGATCACCTATCCGCTGGTCGCGGCGGGGGACGCCGCCGTCGCGTACATCGCGGCCACCCGGAGGCGCCCGGTCGCGGTGTGCGGGGCGCTGATGGCGCTGGGCGCGCAGATCGCCTGCGCCCTCTTCTTCACCAACGGCGGGGGCGTCTTCACCTCGACCGTCGCGCTGCTGGTCCTGGGGGTGGCCACGAGCTGGATGGCCGGCCACTCGGTGCGCGAGCGGCGTGAGCACGCCACGGCGCTGCGCGAGCGGGCCACGGCGCAGGCGGTGACCGCCGAGCGGCTGCGCATCGCCCGCGAGCTGCACGACATGATCGCCCACAGCATCGGCCTCATCGCCATCCAGGCCGGGGTGGGCAGCCGGGTCATGAACACCCAGCCCGGCGAGGCGCGCAACGCGCTCATGACCATCGAGGCCACCAGCCGCGAGACCCTGGCGGGGCTGCGGCGCACGCTGGTGGCGCTGCGGCACGGCGACCTGGGCAGCGGGCCGGGGGAGCCCGCGCCCGGGCTGGGCGACCTCGAGCGGCTGGCCGCGGCCACCACCGAGGCCGGGGTCCGCGTGCGGGTGGTGTGGCACGGGCGGCGGCGCGCGCTTCCCCCGGACGTCGAGCTGGCCGCGTTCCGCATCGTCCAGGAGTCCCTGACCAACGTCGTACGCCATTCCGGCGCCCGCGACGCCCGGGTGACCGTCGATCTCGGCGAGGACGAGCTCACCATCGAGGTCCTCGACGACGGCCGTGGCGGCGGCGGACGCGACGGACACGCCATTGGATTCGGCCTCGTCGGCATGCGCGAGCGAGTAGCCCTCCTGAACGGCCACCTCACCGCGGCCCCACGACCTGAGGGCGGCTTCCGCGTGCAGGCCCGGCTCCCCGTGCCGGCGGCCATGGAAGTCACCCCGGCCGCCGGCACGGCGATGCCCGCAAAGCCCGCCACGAAGCTGAGCGCGGGGCCGGACACACCCTCGGCCGCGAGGACGGGTGCGCGGGCCGGCGCGGAGGTAGGGGTGGAGACGGGCGGACCCTCGGGTGCAAAGACGGGTGCGCGGGCCGGCGTGGAGGTGGGGGCGGAGACGGGCGGACCCTCGGGTGCGAGGACGGGTGCGTGGGCCGGCGTGGAGGTGGGGGCGGGCAGGGACGCACATTCGGGTGCGGGGCCGGGCACGCGAACAGCCGCAGAGGTGGAGGCGGAGGCGGTCGCAGGTGGGGGGAGGGGCGGTGATGGTTCGGGTCGTGTTGGCTGA
- a CDS encoding ABC transporter permease, whose product MNPTAVAVRAGLERGRIEFRQSVTSAQDLWGALFFPLIALVVMFLLRGNTVPGTGFSVGSHSVPGILAMNVVFNGLTAVAVVLTMDREDGTLLRAKAIPGGMLGYLVGKVTGRSGVVVLSVLVPLVPAALLFDGLRLASVSSWLTVAWVLALGLAAVLPLGAVIGSLTASTQSLSVVSLPIMVLLAVSGVFYPITALPGWVQVVAQVFPLYWMGLGLRSALLPDGMAAAEIGASWRHLETAGVLGAWAVAGLVLAPIVLRRMARRESGSSVAAKREKAMRRPM is encoded by the coding sequence GTGAACCCCACCGCCGTCGCCGTGCGCGCCGGGCTGGAGCGCGGGCGCATCGAGTTCCGCCAGAGCGTCACCAGCGCCCAGGACCTGTGGGGCGCGCTGTTCTTCCCTCTCATCGCGCTGGTCGTGATGTTCCTGCTGCGGGGCAACACCGTCCCGGGCACCGGCTTCTCGGTCGGGTCGCACTCGGTGCCGGGCATCCTGGCGATGAACGTCGTGTTCAACGGGCTGACCGCCGTCGCCGTGGTGCTCACCATGGACCGCGAGGACGGCACGCTGCTGCGTGCCAAGGCCATCCCGGGCGGCATGCTCGGCTACCTGGTCGGCAAGGTGACCGGCCGGTCGGGCGTGGTCGTGCTGAGTGTGCTGGTCCCCCTGGTCCCCGCCGCGCTGCTGTTCGACGGCCTGCGGCTGGCCTCGGTGTCCTCGTGGCTCACCGTGGCGTGGGTGCTGGCGCTCGGCCTGGCCGCCGTCCTGCCGCTCGGCGCCGTCATCGGCTCCCTGACGGCGAGCACCCAGAGCCTGAGCGTGGTCAGCCTGCCCATCATGGTGCTGCTGGCCGTCTCGGGGGTGTTCTACCCGATCACCGCCCTGCCCGGCTGGGTGCAGGTCGTCGCGCAGGTCTTCCCTCTGTACTGGATGGGGCTCGGGCTGCGCTCGGCGCTGCTGCCGGACGGGATGGCCGCCGCCGAGATCGGCGCCTCCTGGCGGCACCTGGAGACGGCCGGAGTCCTCGGCGCCTGGGCCGTGGCCGGGCTCGTGCTCGCGCCCATCGTGCTGCGCCGGATGGCGCGCCGCGAGTCGGGTTCCAGCGTGGCGGCGAAACGGGAAAAGGCCATGCGACGCCCGATGTAG
- a CDS encoding MerR family DNA-binding transcriptional regulator produces the protein MGREDPGLRPIDLARLAGVSAQQIRNYADAGVLPPTPRTPSGYRRFDARHRLALITYRALGAGYGWEPARQIMKAVHAGQEAEALALVDAVHAASHERRLSLRAAGEALEAVAGQTPNSTAAPRAGLRIGEVAALLGVRTSALRVWESCGLLTPAREPMTGYRRYGPADVRDARMVDMLRRGRYPLPQVRAVLDGLRRTGSTDALRTALAERQAELTRRAAAMLEAAGRLHAYLATLHERTASPGAGPWRPRTPMAAARGGVGGDPAFYLGFSGEWSGSRSEVDIE, from the coding sequence GTGGGGCGTGAGGATCCGGGGCTCCGGCCCATCGATCTGGCGCGGCTGGCCGGTGTCTCGGCGCAGCAGATCCGCAACTACGCCGACGCCGGCGTGCTGCCGCCCACCCCGCGCACCCCGTCCGGTTACCGCAGGTTCGACGCCCGCCACCGCCTGGCCCTGATCACCTACCGGGCGCTCGGCGCGGGGTACGGCTGGGAGCCCGCGCGGCAGATCATGAAGGCCGTGCACGCCGGGCAGGAGGCGGAGGCGCTGGCGCTGGTGGACGCCGTGCACGCCGCCTCGCACGAGCGCAGGCTCTCGTTGCGGGCGGCGGGCGAGGCGCTGGAGGCGGTCGCCGGGCAGACCCCGAACTCCACGGCCGCGCCGCGGGCGGGACTGCGCATCGGGGAGGTGGCCGCGCTGCTCGGCGTGCGCACCTCGGCGCTGCGCGTGTGGGAGTCGTGCGGCCTGCTGACGCCCGCGCGCGAGCCGATGACCGGATACCGCCGCTACGGCCCCGCCGACGTGCGGGACGCGCGGATGGTCGACATGCTGCGGCGCGGCCGCTACCCGCTGCCGCAGGTGCGGGCCGTGCTGGACGGCCTGCGCCGGACCGGGAGCACCGACGCACTGCGCACGGCCCTGGCCGAACGGCAGGCCGAACTGACCCGCCGGGCCGCGGCGATGCTGGAGGCCGCCGGCCGCCTGCACGCCTACCTGGCCACCCTGCACGAGCGCACCGCCTCGCCCGGCGCCGGTCCCTGGCGGCCCAGAACTCCCATGGCCGCGGCGAGGGGCGGAGTGGGCGGCGATCCCGCGTTCTACCTGGGGTTTTCTGGGGAGTGGTCCGGGTCACGATCGGAGGTGGACATCGAGTAG
- a CDS encoding pyridoxamine 5'-phosphate oxidase family protein: MLHHGEQAVQRRAGVTAAGLGSAGVGATIPPVAAEFLGAQRLAVIAAPDETGAVWAGALTGPPGFITAPDERTVLADRLPGPGDPLAGRFDTERQVGMIVIEPATRRRMRVNGRAHRHGDALVVRTDQVYANCPKYIQTRTPAEDAPAPDRTAAVTGDLTDAQRRWIAAADTFFVGTYAAGLGADASHRGGNPGFVTVTGRARLTWPDYAGNSMYMTLGNLEVDPRCGLLFLDWDNGRTLQLTGRARVDWDPERAAAVPGAQRLVDFDVDKAVEIAGGVPQRWSFGGYSRFNPA; the protein is encoded by the coding sequence ATGCTCCACCACGGCGAACAAGCGGTCCAGCGCCGCGCCGGCGTGACGGCCGCCGGCCTCGGATCGGCCGGCGTCGGCGCGACCATCCCGCCGGTCGCCGCCGAGTTCCTCGGCGCGCAGCGGCTGGCCGTGATCGCGGCCCCCGACGAGACCGGCGCGGTGTGGGCCGGCGCGCTGACCGGTCCGCCCGGGTTCATCACCGCCCCCGACGAGCGCACCGTCCTGGCCGACCGGCTGCCCGGCCCCGGCGACCCGCTGGCGGGCCGCTTCGACACCGAACGGCAGGTCGGCATGATCGTGATCGAGCCCGCCACCCGCAGGCGGATGCGCGTCAACGGCCGGGCACACCGGCACGGCGACGCCCTGGTCGTCCGCACCGACCAGGTGTACGCCAACTGCCCCAAGTACATCCAGACCCGCACCCCCGCCGAGGACGCGCCCGCGCCTGACAGGACCGCGGCCGTCACCGGCGACCTGACCGACGCCCAACGGCGGTGGATCGCCGCGGCCGACACCTTCTTCGTCGGCACCTACGCGGCCGGGCTCGGCGCCGACGCATCCCACCGCGGCGGCAACCCCGGCTTCGTCACGGTGACCGGCCGCGCCCGGCTGACCTGGCCCGACTACGCCGGCAACTCCATGTACATGACGCTGGGCAACCTGGAGGTCGACCCGCGCTGCGGGCTGCTGTTCCTGGACTGGGACAACGGCCGCACCCTGCAGCTCACCGGCCGCGCCCGCGTCGACTGGGACCCCGAGCGGGCGGCCGCGGTCCCCGGCGCCCAGCGACTGGTGGACTTCGACGTCGACAAGGCCGTCGAGATCGCCGGCGGCGTCCCCCAGCGCTGGTCCTTCGGCGGCTACTCCCGCTTCAACCCCGCCTGA
- a CDS encoding ABC transporter ATP-binding protein: protein MRYGNTDVLHGVDLRVHRGEVLALLGPNGAGKTTTIEILEGFRGRSAGEARVLGTDPGHGDEAWRARLGIVLQSWRDHGRWRVRELLAHLGRYYTPYGTPGRPRPYDTGELLGLVGLTEQAETMVARLSGGQRRRLDVAVGLVGRPDLLFLDEPTVGFDPVARQDFHDLVRRLSDLEDTTILLTTHDLDEAERLADRIALLAGGRIVAEGSAAELAARVSAKAEVRYSKDGEHHAVSVEDATGYVRELFARHGAAIGDLEVRRPSLAEVYLAMVREFESGRPATAPGELTGVDA, encoded by the coding sequence ATGCGCTACGGGAACACCGACGTGCTGCACGGGGTGGACCTGCGCGTCCACCGCGGCGAGGTGCTCGCCCTGCTCGGCCCGAACGGCGCCGGCAAGACGACCACCATCGAGATCCTCGAAGGCTTCCGCGGCCGCTCGGCCGGGGAGGCGCGCGTCCTCGGCACCGACCCGGGCCACGGCGACGAGGCCTGGCGCGCCCGCCTGGGCATCGTGCTGCAGTCCTGGCGCGACCACGGACGCTGGCGCGTGCGCGAGCTGCTGGCCCACCTCGGCCGCTACTACACCCCCTACGGCACGCCCGGCCGTCCCCGCCCCTACGACACCGGCGAGCTGCTGGGCCTGGTCGGGCTGACCGAGCAGGCCGAGACGATGGTCGCCCGGCTGTCGGGCGGCCAGCGGCGCAGGCTCGACGTGGCCGTCGGCTTGGTCGGCCGGCCCGACCTGCTGTTCCTGGACGAGCCCACCGTCGGCTTCGACCCGGTGGCCCGCCAGGACTTCCACGACCTGGTGCGCCGTCTCTCGGACCTGGAGGACACCACGATCCTGCTCACCACCCACGACCTGGACGAGGCCGAACGCCTCGCCGACCGCATCGCGCTGCTGGCCGGCGGCCGGATCGTCGCCGAGGGAAGCGCGGCGGAGCTGGCCGCGCGGGTCTCGGCCAAGGCCGAGGTCCGCTACAGCAAGGACGGCGAGCACCACGCCGTCTCGGTCGAGGACGCCACCGGGTACGTGCGCGAGCTGTTCGCCCGGCACGGCGCGGCGATCGGCGACCTGGAGGTGCGCCGGCCGAGCCTGGCGGAGGTCTACCTGGCCATGGTGCGCGAGTTCGAGTCGGGACGGCCCGCCACGGCGCCCGGCGAGCTGACGGGGGTGGACGCGTGA
- a CDS encoding ATP-binding cassette domain-containing protein, translating to MEVRGARENNLTGVSLDIPKRRLSVFTGVSGSGKSSLVFDTIAAESRRLINETYTAFVQGFMPSLSRPDVDALRNLSAAIIVDQERMGANARSTVGTATDAYTMLRIVFSRIATPFVGSAGAFSFNLAEGMCPECEGLGKVSDMDVDALVDRELSLNEGAIKVPGFGVDTWYWQVMAHSGFFDPAVKLKDYTSAQWEDFLHKPATKVKVGSNNLTYEGLAVKVRRIYLAKDRESMQPSARAFADRAIKLSPCPACEGARLNQAALAARIDGRNIAECAAMQIDDLAAFVRGIGDASVGPMLDSLRDTLDSLVAIGLGYLSLDRESATLSGGEAQRVKMVRHLNSSLSDVTYVFDEPTAGLHPHDIQRMNGLLLQLRDKGNTVLVVEHKPETIAIADHVVDLGPGAGTAGGRLCYAGDLAGLRASGTLTGRYLDHRVHLREKPRQPSGHLSITGATLHNLKDVAVDIPLGVLTVVTGVAGSGKSSLIHGYVAGREGVVVADQSPIRGSRRSNPATYTGVLDPIRTAFAKANGVKAALFSANSEGACPACKGAGVIYTDLVMMAGVATVCEKCEGRRFTPEVLSYTLRGKNISEVLAMPVAEACAFFPTGQAHVILDRLAAVGLGYLGLGQPLTTLSGGERQRLKLAIHMAKNGTTYVLDEPTTGLHLADVDQLLELLDRLVDDGNTVIVIEHHQAVMAHADWIIDLGPGAGHDGGQVVFSGTPADLVDTGTSLTALHLREYVDRA from the coding sequence ATCGAGGTCCGTGGCGCCCGGGAGAACAACCTCACCGGGGTGTCCCTGGACATCCCAAAACGGCGCCTCAGCGTCTTCACCGGGGTCTCGGGATCGGGGAAGTCCTCCCTGGTCTTCGACACCATCGCCGCCGAGTCCCGGCGGCTGATCAACGAGACCTACACCGCGTTCGTCCAGGGCTTCATGCCGAGCCTCAGCCGTCCGGACGTCGACGCGCTGCGCAACCTGAGCGCGGCGATCATCGTCGACCAGGAGCGGATGGGCGCCAACGCCCGTTCCACCGTGGGCACCGCCACCGACGCCTACACCATGCTGCGCATCGTGTTCAGCCGGATCGCCACCCCCTTCGTCGGCTCGGCCGGCGCCTTCAGCTTCAACCTGGCCGAAGGCATGTGCCCGGAGTGCGAGGGGCTCGGCAAGGTCTCCGACATGGACGTCGACGCGCTCGTCGACCGGGAGCTGTCGCTGAACGAGGGCGCCATCAAGGTGCCCGGGTTCGGCGTGGACACCTGGTACTGGCAGGTGATGGCCCACTCCGGGTTCTTCGACCCCGCCGTCAAGCTCAAGGACTACACCTCCGCCCAGTGGGAGGACTTCCTCCACAAGCCCGCCACCAAGGTCAAGGTCGGGTCCAACAACCTCACCTACGAGGGCCTGGCCGTCAAGGTCCGCCGGATCTACCTGGCCAAGGACCGCGAGTCGATGCAGCCCTCGGCCCGCGCCTTCGCCGACCGCGCCATCAAGCTCTCCCCGTGCCCGGCCTGTGAGGGGGCCCGGCTCAACCAGGCCGCTCTGGCGGCCAGGATCGACGGCCGCAACATCGCCGAGTGCGCGGCCATGCAGATCGACGACCTGGCCGCGTTCGTGCGCGGGATCGGCGACGCCTCGGTCGGGCCGATGCTGGACAGCCTGCGCGACACCCTCGATTCCCTGGTCGCCATCGGCCTCGGCTACCTCAGCCTGGACCGGGAGTCGGCGACGCTGTCGGGCGGCGAGGCGCAGCGGGTGAAGATGGTCCGCCACCTCAACTCCAGCCTCTCCGACGTCACCTACGTCTTCGACGAGCCCACCGCCGGGCTGCACCCGCACGACATCCAGCGGATGAACGGGCTGCTGCTGCAGCTCCGCGACAAGGGCAACACCGTCCTGGTCGTGGAGCACAAACCGGAGACGATCGCCATCGCCGACCACGTCGTCGACCTCGGCCCCGGCGCGGGCACGGCCGGCGGGCGGCTCTGCTACGCCGGCGACCTGGCGGGCCTGCGCGCCTCCGGCACCCTGACCGGCCGCTACCTGGACCACCGCGTCCACCTGCGCGAGAAGCCGCGGCAGCCGAGCGGCCACCTGTCCATCACCGGCGCCACCCTGCACAACCTCAAGGACGTCGCCGTCGACATCCCCCTCGGCGTGCTCACCGTCGTCACCGGCGTGGCCGGGTCGGGCAAGAGCTCGCTGATCCACGGGTACGTCGCCGGGCGTGAGGGCGTGGTGGTGGCCGACCAGTCGCCGATCCGCGGCTCGCGCCGCAGCAACCCCGCCACCTACACCGGGGTGCTGGACCCGATCCGCACCGCGTTCGCCAAGGCCAACGGCGTCAAGGCCGCCCTGTTCAGCGCCAACTCCGAGGGCGCCTGCCCGGCCTGCAAGGGCGCGGGCGTCATCTACACCGACCTGGTGATGATGGCCGGTGTCGCCACGGTGTGCGAGAAGTGCGAAGGCAGGCGCTTCACCCCCGAGGTGCTGTCCTACACGCTGCGCGGCAAGAACATCAGCGAGGTCCTGGCCATGCCGGTCGCCGAGGCGTGCGCGTTCTTCCCGACCGGCCAGGCCCACGTGATCCTGGACCGCCTGGCCGCCGTGGGGCTCGGCTACCTCGGCCTCGGCCAGCCGCTCACCACGCTGTCCGGCGGCGAGCGCCAGCGCCTGAAACTGGCCATCCACATGGCCAAGAACGGCACCACCTACGTCCTGGACGAGCCGACCACCGGGCTGCACCTGGCCGACGTCGACCAGCTCCTGGAACTGCTCGACCGGCTCGTCGACGACGGCAACACCGTCATCGTCATCGAGCACCACCAGGCCGTGATGGCCCACGCCGACTGGATCATCGACCTGGGCCCGGGCGCCGGCCACGACGGCGGCCAGGTCGTCTTCTCCGGCACCCCGGCCGACCTGGTCGACACCGGCACCTCCCTCACCGCCCTCCACCTGCGCGAGTACGTCGACCGCGCCTGA
- a CDS encoding MFS transporter, with protein MTRAPTLKAGRGIIVDRRPLGVGAFRRLWVASAVCAVGGSFSLAAIPTQLFTMTGSSAAVGASAVVSFVALVVAALGTGALADVRDRRTILLAAHCGLTVTYAALWAQSVLDARSVPILMMLVACQGLTFGSIMTTMGAVLPRLVPVDLLPAANGLSSLVRYAGSILGPVLAGLLIPLVGLGTLYLFDALALPAVVWAVAKLPRLEPARAPNVPAGPHRGDHPALAQILAGFRYLAASRLLVAVLAVDLSAMVFGMPVALFPELAQRTYGGPSGGGPALGLLYAAYPAGVFAIGLLSGTFTRARRQGALMAAAAAAWGITVVVLGVAAQLWIALTALVLGGAVNFVLSTFRNAISQALTDDAMRGRIQGALTVVLIGGPQLANLLHGTTASLLGPRTAICAGGLLTTVAVAAIAWRVPELRSYSMSTSDRDPDHSPENPR; from the coding sequence GTGACGCGCGCCCCCACGCTCAAGGCGGGGCGCGGCATCATCGTCGATCGTCGGCCGCTGGGGGTCGGCGCATTCCGGCGGTTGTGGGTGGCGTCGGCGGTGTGCGCGGTCGGCGGGTCGTTCAGCCTGGCCGCGATCCCGACGCAGTTGTTCACCATGACCGGTTCATCGGCGGCCGTGGGCGCCTCGGCCGTCGTGTCGTTCGTCGCGCTGGTGGTGGCGGCTCTGGGGACAGGTGCTCTCGCCGACGTCAGAGACCGGCGAACGATACTCTTGGCGGCGCACTGCGGCCTGACGGTGACCTACGCGGCCTTGTGGGCTCAGTCTGTGCTGGACGCCCGATCCGTCCCGATCCTGATGATGCTGGTGGCGTGCCAGGGACTGACCTTCGGATCGATCATGACGACGATGGGCGCCGTGCTGCCCCGCCTCGTCCCGGTCGACCTGCTCCCAGCGGCCAACGGCCTCAGCTCGCTGGTCCGCTACGCCGGGTCGATTCTGGGCCCCGTGCTCGCCGGCCTTCTGATCCCGCTCGTCGGGCTCGGCACCCTGTACCTGTTCGACGCGCTCGCGCTGCCGGCCGTCGTGTGGGCCGTCGCCAAGTTGCCCCGCTTGGAGCCGGCCCGAGCGCCGAACGTTCCGGCCGGACCGCACCGCGGGGATCATCCGGCCCTGGCCCAGATCCTGGCCGGGTTCCGGTACCTGGCAGCCAGCCGACTGCTCGTGGCAGTGCTGGCGGTCGACCTCTCGGCGATGGTCTTCGGCATGCCGGTCGCACTCTTCCCCGAACTGGCCCAGCGGACCTACGGCGGCCCGAGCGGCGGCGGTCCGGCACTGGGACTGCTCTACGCCGCCTACCCGGCCGGGGTGTTCGCGATCGGTCTCCTCTCGGGCACCTTCACCCGCGCCCGCCGCCAAGGCGCTCTCATGGCGGCAGCCGCCGCCGCGTGGGGCATCACCGTGGTCGTACTCGGCGTGGCGGCACAGCTGTGGATCGCGCTGACCGCACTCGTCCTCGGCGGAGCCGTGAACTTCGTGCTCAGCACCTTCCGCAACGCCATCTCCCAAGCCCTTACCGACGACGCCATGCGCGGCCGGATCCAAGGAGCGCTCACCGTTGTTCTCATCGGTGGACCACAGCTCGCGAACTTGCTGCACGGGACCACCGCGTCGCTCCTCGGGCCCCGAACAGCGATCTGCGCCGGAGGTCTCCTGACCACCGTGGCCGTCGCCGCGATCGCATGGCGAGTTCCCGAACTGCGTTCCTACTCGATGTCCACCTCCGATCGTGACCCGGACCACTCCCCAGAAAACCCCAGGTAG
- a CDS encoding response regulator, with the protein MVRVVLADDQPLVRAGLRVLITDTADIEVAGEAGTGAEAVRIVRELGPDVVLMDVRMPGMDGIEATRRIMTGPGHTRVLVLTTFDDDEYVYGALRAGASGFLVKDMALDDILAAVRVVAAGDALIAPSVTRRLIARFTGRPDPAPPRLLPEGVTEREREVLRLIARGLTNGEIATRLFISVATVKAHVARLLAKLGARDRVQLVIAAYEAGLVSASA; encoded by the coding sequence ATGGTTCGGGTCGTGTTGGCTGATGATCAGCCGTTGGTGCGGGCGGGGCTGCGTGTGCTCATCACCGATACCGCTGACATCGAGGTGGCCGGCGAGGCCGGCACCGGAGCGGAGGCCGTCCGGATCGTCAGGGAGCTCGGGCCGGACGTGGTGCTCATGGACGTCCGCATGCCGGGCATGGACGGCATCGAGGCCACCCGCAGGATCATGACCGGCCCCGGGCACACCCGTGTGCTGGTGCTGACCACCTTCGACGACGACGAGTACGTCTACGGCGCCCTGCGCGCGGGCGCGAGCGGGTTCCTGGTCAAGGACATGGCGCTGGACGACATCCTCGCGGCCGTCCGCGTGGTCGCCGCCGGGGACGCCCTGATCGCCCCGAGCGTCACCCGCCGCCTGATCGCCCGCTTCACCGGCCGTCCCGACCCGGCACCGCCCCGGCTCCTGCCCGAGGGCGTCACCGAGCGGGAACGCGAGGTGCTGAGGCTGATCGCCCGGGGCCTGACCAACGGTGAGATCGCCACACGACTGTTCATCAGCGTGGCCACGGTCAAGGCCCACGTGGCGCGCCTCCTGGCTAAACTCGGCGCCCGCGACCGCGTCCAACTCGTCATCGCCGCCTACGAGGCCGGCCTGGTGTCCGCCTCGGCGTGA